A portion of the Cryptomeria japonica chromosome 5, Sugi_1.0, whole genome shotgun sequence genome contains these proteins:
- the LOC131032735 gene encoding uncharacterized protein LOC131032735 isoform X1, whose amino-acid sequence MKLGHHQNVLESPRVLSRDGSFRRSGSGFSTDRRSDDSVGSKLGSSPRSRTGRLLPKGLKDFAKKFVDKEAFTIKLQDWLLEKTDKSVDGRLLFESPFQLEELRKFDYALEGVVFQQLLRMPCASYAPSTHDGDEADAYLAVEDFLHTSAECLWKTFWRKDGSMPFSVSCPYGVRSKFHTAEKAIVRGKVGDLCGAALLVKDDTNSHARWDHVAELALFRHSVGHHSQGKEPFLSVATIGEALFYGFHMLLSRRLRNSHLLVNNDCVHVLVVDCEYGAVVKISGDLGKLDSNTTRVYDCAADWIKHAEVKVSPVDRIWNKMGNANWGDFGTLNLLLATFHSIVQCKGPPPKSITELAANHSMRLQKRRIESRLSETHGNGSNSFDYHQNNRIYGEILEIEDELEPVISKEKERMKLELGTVIWLEDSQGQMGFQIHDISRDGRNFLYSATSLEDPSMLLAVYVGAHPSQLAPSWEDMSMWYQVQRQTKVLNVLKQRGISSMYLPQLVASGKVMHPGSCYKQSPGGRCNHPWCGTPVLVYSPVGEPLSSIIARDGAFTSEEALQCCHDILSALQNAASASIQHGDICPEHVIRVMDAERGSFYVLVDWGHAVLEDRDSPAINLQFSSTYALQEGKLCPASDAESLVYLLYYLCSGAPQQLDSIEAALQWRERSWAQRYIQQQLGEISALLKAFADYVDSLCGTPYPVDYEIWIRRLSRAMQGNNHGKSIDYSASSVRSDDVAESSGTSAASLT is encoded by the exons ATGAAATTGG GGCATCATCAAAATGTTCTAGAATCACCCCGGGTGCTTAGTAGAGATGGAAGCTTTAGGAGGAGTGGTTCTG GTTTCTCCACTGATAGAAGATCAGATGACTCAGTGGGGAGCAAATTAGGCAGTTCCCCTCGAAGCAGGACTGGACGATTGCTACCTAAAGGACTGAAAGACTTTGCGAAGAAGTTTGTTGACAAAGAGGCATTCACAATCAAACTTCAAGACTGGCTGTTAGAAAAAACAGACAAGTCTGTAGATGGAAGACTTCTTTTTGAGTCTCCATTTCAGCTAGAAGAACTTCGGAAGTTTGATTATGCTTTGGAAGGGGTTGTTTTTCAACAATTGCTTAGAATGCCTTGTGCATCCTATGCACCATCAACTCATGATGGCGATGAAGCAGATGCATATCTTGCAGTCGAAGACTTTCTTCATACTAGTGCAGAGTGTCTGTGGAAAACATTTTGGCGCAAGGATGGATCAATGCCTTTTTCTGTCAGTTGTCCATATGGTGTGAGATCCAAATTCCACACTGCAGAAAAGGCAATTGTAAGGGGAAAAGTAGGAGACCTATGTGGAGCTGCTTTGTTAGTAAAAGATGATACAAATTCACATGCTCGTTGGGACCATGTTGCAGAGCTTGCCTTATTTAGGCATTCTGTTGGACATCATTCTCAAGGAAAGGAGCCGTTCCTATCAGTAGCCACTATTGGAGAGGCTTTATTTTATGGATTTCATATGTTGTTGTCAAGGAGATTAAGGAATTCCCATCTACTAGTTAATAATGACTGTGTACATGTGTTGGTGGTAGATTGTGAGTATGGGGCAGTAGTAAAGATTAGTGGAGACTTGGGTAAATTGGATTCAAACACAACTAGGGTATATGATTGTGCAGCAGACTGGATTAAACATGCAGAAGTTAAAGTCTCACCAGTGGATCGAATTTGGAATAAGATGGGGAATGCTAACTGGGGAGATTTTGGTACATTAAATCTTCTATTGGCCACATTTCACTCTATTGTACAATGTAAAGGGCCCCCTCCAAAATCCATTACTGAATTGGCTGCAAATCATAGTATGCGACTCCAAAAGAGGAGGATTGAAAGTCGTCTCAGTGAAACACATGGCAATGGAAGTAATTCATTTGATTACCATCAAAATAACCGGATCTATGGAGAGATTCTTGAAATTGAGGATGAATTAGAACCTGTTATTTCAAAGGAAAAGGAGCGAATGAAACTTGAGCTAGGTACTGTTATATGGTTGGAAGATTCACAGGGACAAATGGGCTTTCAGATACATGATATTTCCAGAGATGGAAGGAATTTCTTGTATAGTGCAACTTCTCTGGAAGATCCAAGCATGCTATTGGCTGTTTATGTAGGTGCTCATCCCTCCCAGCTCGCACCTTCGTGGGAAGATATGAGTATGTGGTATCAAGTACAGagacaaacaaaggttttgaatgTCCTAAAACAAAGGGGCATATCTAGCATGTATCTACCGCAGTTGGTTGCTTCTGGAAAGGTGATGCACCCTGGTTCATGCTACAAACAGAGTCCTGGTGGACGCTGTAACCATCCCTGGTGTGGAACCCCGGTATTAGTGTATTCTCCTGTTGGAGAGCCTCTGTCAAGCATAATTGCAAGAGATGGTGCTTTTACTTCAGAGGAAGCTCTACAGTGTTGTCATGATATCTTGTCTGCCTTGCAAAATGCAGCATCTGCTTCTATTCAGCATGGAGACATCTGTCCTGAACATGTAATACGTGTGATGGATGCAGAGAGAGGCTCATTTTATGTCCTTGTTGATTGGGGACATGCTGTACTGGAGGATAGGGACAGCCCTGCCATCAATCTTCAGTTCTCTTCAACTTATGCTTTGCAAGAAGGAAAGCTCTGTCCGGCATCTGATGCAGAAAGCCTTGTTTACCTCCTCTATTATTTATGCAGCGGAGCTCCTCAACAACTAGACTCAATAGAAGCTGCTTTGCAATGGAGAGAAAGGTCTTGGGCACAAAGATACATACAGCAACAGCTCGGAGAAATATCTGCTCTCTTGAAAGCATTTGCGGACTATGTTGACAGCCTATGTGGTACTCCATATCCTGTAGATTATGAAATTTGGATAAGAAGGTTAAGCAGAGCAATGCAGGGAAATAATCATGGAAAGTCAATAGATTATAGTGCCAGCTCTGTAAGGAGTGATGATGTGGCAGAATCATCAGGAACATCTGCAGCATCCTTAACCTGA
- the LOC131032735 gene encoding uncharacterized protein LOC131032735 isoform X2, giving the protein MEALGGVVLVCINIKSTSYTFKTNCFSTDRRSDDSVGSKLGSSPRSRTGRLLPKGLKDFAKKFVDKEAFTIKLQDWLLEKTDKSVDGRLLFESPFQLEELRKFDYALEGVVFQQLLRMPCASYAPSTHDGDEADAYLAVEDFLHTSAECLWKTFWRKDGSMPFSVSCPYGVRSKFHTAEKAIVRGKVGDLCGAALLVKDDTNSHARWDHVAELALFRHSVGHHSQGKEPFLSVATIGEALFYGFHMLLSRRLRNSHLLVNNDCVHVLVVDCEYGAVVKISGDLGKLDSNTTRVYDCAADWIKHAEVKVSPVDRIWNKMGNANWGDFGTLNLLLATFHSIVQCKGPPPKSITELAANHSMRLQKRRIESRLSETHGNGSNSFDYHQNNRIYGEILEIEDELEPVISKEKERMKLELGTVIWLEDSQGQMGFQIHDISRDGRNFLYSATSLEDPSMLLAVYVGAHPSQLAPSWEDMSMWYQVQRQTKVLNVLKQRGISSMYLPQLVASGKVMHPGSCYKQSPGGRCNHPWCGTPVLVYSPVGEPLSSIIARDGAFTSEEALQCCHDILSALQNAASASIQHGDICPEHVIRVMDAERGSFYVLVDWGHAVLEDRDSPAINLQFSSTYALQEGKLCPASDAESLVYLLYYLCSGAPQQLDSIEAALQWRERSWAQRYIQQQLGEISALLKAFADYVDSLCGTPYPVDYEIWIRRLSRAMQGNNHGKSIDYSASSVRSDDVAESSGTSAASLT; this is encoded by the exons ATGGAAGCTTTAGGAGGAGTGGTTCTGGTTTGTATCAATATCAAATCTACATCATATACATTCAAAACTAATT GTTTCTCCACTGATAGAAGATCAGATGACTCAGTGGGGAGCAAATTAGGCAGTTCCCCTCGAAGCAGGACTGGACGATTGCTACCTAAAGGACTGAAAGACTTTGCGAAGAAGTTTGTTGACAAAGAGGCATTCACAATCAAACTTCAAGACTGGCTGTTAGAAAAAACAGACAAGTCTGTAGATGGAAGACTTCTTTTTGAGTCTCCATTTCAGCTAGAAGAACTTCGGAAGTTTGATTATGCTTTGGAAGGGGTTGTTTTTCAACAATTGCTTAGAATGCCTTGTGCATCCTATGCACCATCAACTCATGATGGCGATGAAGCAGATGCATATCTTGCAGTCGAAGACTTTCTTCATACTAGTGCAGAGTGTCTGTGGAAAACATTTTGGCGCAAGGATGGATCAATGCCTTTTTCTGTCAGTTGTCCATATGGTGTGAGATCCAAATTCCACACTGCAGAAAAGGCAATTGTAAGGGGAAAAGTAGGAGACCTATGTGGAGCTGCTTTGTTAGTAAAAGATGATACAAATTCACATGCTCGTTGGGACCATGTTGCAGAGCTTGCCTTATTTAGGCATTCTGTTGGACATCATTCTCAAGGAAAGGAGCCGTTCCTATCAGTAGCCACTATTGGAGAGGCTTTATTTTATGGATTTCATATGTTGTTGTCAAGGAGATTAAGGAATTCCCATCTACTAGTTAATAATGACTGTGTACATGTGTTGGTGGTAGATTGTGAGTATGGGGCAGTAGTAAAGATTAGTGGAGACTTGGGTAAATTGGATTCAAACACAACTAGGGTATATGATTGTGCAGCAGACTGGATTAAACATGCAGAAGTTAAAGTCTCACCAGTGGATCGAATTTGGAATAAGATGGGGAATGCTAACTGGGGAGATTTTGGTACATTAAATCTTCTATTGGCCACATTTCACTCTATTGTACAATGTAAAGGGCCCCCTCCAAAATCCATTACTGAATTGGCTGCAAATCATAGTATGCGACTCCAAAAGAGGAGGATTGAAAGTCGTCTCAGTGAAACACATGGCAATGGAAGTAATTCATTTGATTACCATCAAAATAACCGGATCTATGGAGAGATTCTTGAAATTGAGGATGAATTAGAACCTGTTATTTCAAAGGAAAAGGAGCGAATGAAACTTGAGCTAGGTACTGTTATATGGTTGGAAGATTCACAGGGACAAATGGGCTTTCAGATACATGATATTTCCAGAGATGGAAGGAATTTCTTGTATAGTGCAACTTCTCTGGAAGATCCAAGCATGCTATTGGCTGTTTATGTAGGTGCTCATCCCTCCCAGCTCGCACCTTCGTGGGAAGATATGAGTATGTGGTATCAAGTACAGagacaaacaaaggttttgaatgTCCTAAAACAAAGGGGCATATCTAGCATGTATCTACCGCAGTTGGTTGCTTCTGGAAAGGTGATGCACCCTGGTTCATGCTACAAACAGAGTCCTGGTGGACGCTGTAACCATCCCTGGTGTGGAACCCCGGTATTAGTGTATTCTCCTGTTGGAGAGCCTCTGTCAAGCATAATTGCAAGAGATGGTGCTTTTACTTCAGAGGAAGCTCTACAGTGTTGTCATGATATCTTGTCTGCCTTGCAAAATGCAGCATCTGCTTCTATTCAGCATGGAGACATCTGTCCTGAACATGTAATACGTGTGATGGATGCAGAGAGAGGCTCATTTTATGTCCTTGTTGATTGGGGACATGCTGTACTGGAGGATAGGGACAGCCCTGCCATCAATCTTCAGTTCTCTTCAACTTATGCTTTGCAAGAAGGAAAGCTCTGTCCGGCATCTGATGCAGAAAGCCTTGTTTACCTCCTCTATTATTTATGCAGCGGAGCTCCTCAACAACTAGACTCAATAGAAGCTGCTTTGCAATGGAGAGAAAGGTCTTGGGCACAAAGATACATACAGCAACAGCTCGGAGAAATATCTGCTCTCTTGAAAGCATTTGCGGACTATGTTGACAGCCTATGTGGTACTCCATATCCTGTAGATTATGAAATTTGGATAAGAAGGTTAAGCAGAGCAATGCAGGGAAATAATCATGGAAAGTCAATAGATTATAGTGCCAGCTCTGTAAGGAGTGATGATGTGGCAGAATCATCAGGAACATCTGCAGCATCCTTAACCTGA
- the LOC131032735 gene encoding uncharacterized protein LOC131032735 isoform X3 → MKLGFSTDRRSDDSVGSKLGSSPRSRTGRLLPKGLKDFAKKFVDKEAFTIKLQDWLLEKTDKSVDGRLLFESPFQLEELRKFDYALEGVVFQQLLRMPCASYAPSTHDGDEADAYLAVEDFLHTSAECLWKTFWRKDGSMPFSVSCPYGVRSKFHTAEKAIVRGKVGDLCGAALLVKDDTNSHARWDHVAELALFRHSVGHHSQGKEPFLSVATIGEALFYGFHMLLSRRLRNSHLLVNNDCVHVLVVDCEYGAVVKISGDLGKLDSNTTRVYDCAADWIKHAEVKVSPVDRIWNKMGNANWGDFGTLNLLLATFHSIVQCKGPPPKSITELAANHSMRLQKRRIESRLSETHGNGSNSFDYHQNNRIYGEILEIEDELEPVISKEKERMKLELGTVIWLEDSQGQMGFQIHDISRDGRNFLYSATSLEDPSMLLAVYVGAHPSQLAPSWEDMSMWYQVQRQTKVLNVLKQRGISSMYLPQLVASGKVMHPGSCYKQSPGGRCNHPWCGTPVLVYSPVGEPLSSIIARDGAFTSEEALQCCHDILSALQNAASASIQHGDICPEHVIRVMDAERGSFYVLVDWGHAVLEDRDSPAINLQFSSTYALQEGKLCPASDAESLVYLLYYLCSGAPQQLDSIEAALQWRERSWAQRYIQQQLGEISALLKAFADYVDSLCGTPYPVDYEIWIRRLSRAMQGNNHGKSIDYSASSVRSDDVAESSGTSAASLT, encoded by the exons ATGAAATTGG GTTTCTCCACTGATAGAAGATCAGATGACTCAGTGGGGAGCAAATTAGGCAGTTCCCCTCGAAGCAGGACTGGACGATTGCTACCTAAAGGACTGAAAGACTTTGCGAAGAAGTTTGTTGACAAAGAGGCATTCACAATCAAACTTCAAGACTGGCTGTTAGAAAAAACAGACAAGTCTGTAGATGGAAGACTTCTTTTTGAGTCTCCATTTCAGCTAGAAGAACTTCGGAAGTTTGATTATGCTTTGGAAGGGGTTGTTTTTCAACAATTGCTTAGAATGCCTTGTGCATCCTATGCACCATCAACTCATGATGGCGATGAAGCAGATGCATATCTTGCAGTCGAAGACTTTCTTCATACTAGTGCAGAGTGTCTGTGGAAAACATTTTGGCGCAAGGATGGATCAATGCCTTTTTCTGTCAGTTGTCCATATGGTGTGAGATCCAAATTCCACACTGCAGAAAAGGCAATTGTAAGGGGAAAAGTAGGAGACCTATGTGGAGCTGCTTTGTTAGTAAAAGATGATACAAATTCACATGCTCGTTGGGACCATGTTGCAGAGCTTGCCTTATTTAGGCATTCTGTTGGACATCATTCTCAAGGAAAGGAGCCGTTCCTATCAGTAGCCACTATTGGAGAGGCTTTATTTTATGGATTTCATATGTTGTTGTCAAGGAGATTAAGGAATTCCCATCTACTAGTTAATAATGACTGTGTACATGTGTTGGTGGTAGATTGTGAGTATGGGGCAGTAGTAAAGATTAGTGGAGACTTGGGTAAATTGGATTCAAACACAACTAGGGTATATGATTGTGCAGCAGACTGGATTAAACATGCAGAAGTTAAAGTCTCACCAGTGGATCGAATTTGGAATAAGATGGGGAATGCTAACTGGGGAGATTTTGGTACATTAAATCTTCTATTGGCCACATTTCACTCTATTGTACAATGTAAAGGGCCCCCTCCAAAATCCATTACTGAATTGGCTGCAAATCATAGTATGCGACTCCAAAAGAGGAGGATTGAAAGTCGTCTCAGTGAAACACATGGCAATGGAAGTAATTCATTTGATTACCATCAAAATAACCGGATCTATGGAGAGATTCTTGAAATTGAGGATGAATTAGAACCTGTTATTTCAAAGGAAAAGGAGCGAATGAAACTTGAGCTAGGTACTGTTATATGGTTGGAAGATTCACAGGGACAAATGGGCTTTCAGATACATGATATTTCCAGAGATGGAAGGAATTTCTTGTATAGTGCAACTTCTCTGGAAGATCCAAGCATGCTATTGGCTGTTTATGTAGGTGCTCATCCCTCCCAGCTCGCACCTTCGTGGGAAGATATGAGTATGTGGTATCAAGTACAGagacaaacaaaggttttgaatgTCCTAAAACAAAGGGGCATATCTAGCATGTATCTACCGCAGTTGGTTGCTTCTGGAAAGGTGATGCACCCTGGTTCATGCTACAAACAGAGTCCTGGTGGACGCTGTAACCATCCCTGGTGTGGAACCCCGGTATTAGTGTATTCTCCTGTTGGAGAGCCTCTGTCAAGCATAATTGCAAGAGATGGTGCTTTTACTTCAGAGGAAGCTCTACAGTGTTGTCATGATATCTTGTCTGCCTTGCAAAATGCAGCATCTGCTTCTATTCAGCATGGAGACATCTGTCCTGAACATGTAATACGTGTGATGGATGCAGAGAGAGGCTCATTTTATGTCCTTGTTGATTGGGGACATGCTGTACTGGAGGATAGGGACAGCCCTGCCATCAATCTTCAGTTCTCTTCAACTTATGCTTTGCAAGAAGGAAAGCTCTGTCCGGCATCTGATGCAGAAAGCCTTGTTTACCTCCTCTATTATTTATGCAGCGGAGCTCCTCAACAACTAGACTCAATAGAAGCTGCTTTGCAATGGAGAGAAAGGTCTTGGGCACAAAGATACATACAGCAACAGCTCGGAGAAATATCTGCTCTCTTGAAAGCATTTGCGGACTATGTTGACAGCCTATGTGGTACTCCATATCCTGTAGATTATGAAATTTGGATAAGAAGGTTAAGCAGAGCAATGCAGGGAAATAATCATGGAAAGTCAATAGATTATAGTGCCAGCTCTGTAAGGAGTGATGATGTGGCAGAATCATCAGGAACATCTGCAGCATCCTTAACCTGA